In the Methanofastidiosum sp. genome, GATCTTTACGTCGTATTTATCGCTTGATAGTTCTGATAAAACTTTTAATCTGAATCTAGATGCTTCATTTTCTAAGCCTTCATAGTAGATGCAGAGGTCAATATCTGAATTCTTATTTGCATTACCTGTAGAAGTTGAACCGTAGAGAAAAATGAATCTAACGTGTTCAAATCCTTTAATTTTTTTTATTAACTCTAGTTCTTTGTTAAGATTTGTATCCATATCAACATCTTAAATCATTTTATATTTAAATCGTTTTTTGATAGAGATGAATATATCGATCAATTTTAAGATTACTTTATCCTATATTTTCTATAATTATCTTGTATTTATTCTTATAAATAAATTAATTGCATATAATCAACATGAACAAAATACCTTTTTTTACAGCTAAATCCAAAAGAAGATCCAGACGATGAGGATGGATATTACAGTTCTGGAGGATACGATGTGCCAGGAGTATGGGTTAAACATACAGTTAATTTAAGGCATTATCCCGGAGTTAGCAGGGTAATATTCTATTTTGACACAATAGACAATATAAATAATAATCATAGAGGATGGTATATAGACGACGTTACTATTTACGAGAGTGTAGTGCCTGTAGATAAAATACAAAAAATTCTAAAGAAAAATCAAGATAAAAACTAGGGTATAAACTAAACTACCATTTATTTTATCTTTCTCTTTTATTTTGTCTTAGTAATAAATGACCGGTCAAAATTATTAATTATGTCAATATGTCTCTTAATCATCATAAAAAACCTGCAAACAATAATAGTATTTTGATATAAGACCTCTATAGTATATTGGGTATCTTTATAAATTAATTTGAAGTGAGTATTTCTTATATATGGAGCTTTTTCATATAAAAATTGAATGTACTAAGTCATCATAATCTATAGAAAAAATATTCATCGTGATTTTTATGGTATATAGAAATGTTTTACTGGTAAAGCCAGAGGGGAAGTCAGGAATAGGGCACTTGGCGGACTTGGTCCCTATTGGATTGGAATATCTAGCAGCCTCCATAGAAAAAGAAGTCGACAATGTTTGGATAATCGATATGGAGCTTGAAAATCACCCATTACAATACTTTATTGATAAATATCATCCTGATTTGATTGGAATATCCATGTCTGCAACAGACCATGAAAAAGGTCTGCATCTTGCAAAAATTGCCAAAGATAACAATATTACAACTGTAATCGGTGGTTACCATCCGACCGCTATATTCAATGAATTACTAGAAAGCCCCTACATAGACATGGTTGTGAGAGGGGAAGGCGAACTTGCAATGAAGGAACTTGTGCAAAAAGGAGTTCCTGAAAGCGTTCATGGAATATCATATAAAAAAGAAGGCCAAATAATTAACAATCCTGATCGGCAAATAATAAAGGATTTAGATTCATTACCTTTCCCTGCAAGGTATCTTAGAAGACATCGTTATAGGGCCCAAGAAAATAAAGAAGGTAGAGAAAGAGATGTAATTACGATGTCACGTGGATGCTACGCCGACTGTAGTTTTTGCTGTGAGCCTTATATGAGTGGAGGAAAGGTACGATTTAGGTCCCCTGAGAACATCATGGAAGAGATACTGGAAATAGTATCATTTCACAAAGGAAAACCATTACGTATTTTTGTGACAGATCCAAATTTTATATGTAGTTCTAGAAGGATAGATAGATTATGTGATTTATTACAAAAACATAAATTAGACATAATCTTTTCTGTCATGACAAGAGTTGACAGCATTGTAGAAAATCCAGAACTTGTCAAAAAAATGTGTGATAGCGGTTTCCTTCATTACGAAATGGGATTTGAGAGCCCAAGTCTAACAGATTTGAATCGTGTAAATAAGAATATATCTCTTGATAATCAACAGAATGCAGTTAAAATATTGAGGGAGAACGGTGCGGAGGCTACTGGAACTTTTATAATTGGTTTACCTGACCAGACTGAAGAAGACATAAAACAATTTCCCGTATATGCTAAAAAGATAGGGCTATTGAACTGTGCGTTTGGTATTGCAACACCATTTCCAAAAACAGAATTTTACGATAACTTAGAAAAAGATGGCCTTATCTTTGAAGAAGATTGGACCAAATATGAT is a window encoding:
- a CDS encoding nucleotidyltransferase domain-containing protein, which encodes MDTNLNKELELIKKIKGFEHVRFIFLYGSTSTGNANKNSDIDLCIYYEGLENEASRFRLKVLSELSSDKYDVKIFHQLPLYIKKEVLKGILLYSDDTTFVHEVALDTIKDFDYFKRFYYDYIGLEMIT
- a CDS encoding B12-binding domain-containing radical SAM protein; amino-acid sequence: MVYRNVLLVKPEGKSGIGHLADLVPIGLEYLAASIEKEVDNVWIIDMELENHPLQYFIDKYHPDLIGISMSATDHEKGLHLAKIAKDNNITTVIGGYHPTAIFNELLESPYIDMVVRGEGELAMKELVQKGVPESVHGISYKKEGQIINNPDRQIIKDLDSLPFPARYLRRHRYRAQENKEGRERDVITMSRGCYADCSFCCEPYMSGGKVRFRSPENIMEEILEIVSFHKGKPLRIFVTDPNFICSSRRIDRLCDLLQKHKLDIIFSVMTRVDSIVENPELVKKMCDSGFLHYEMGFESPSLTDLNRVNKNISLDNQQNAVKILRENGAEATGTFIIGLPDQTEEDIKQFPVYAKKIGLLNCAFGIATPFPKTEFYDNLEKDGLIFEEDWTKYDEMHSVFHINSLTPEKLEYLQTYCMFRFWTLDVLLDKAKVLQIKTGQKKKLKVFVHDLLSKLEFLNNAGHDLRKEKMVEHSAIFLDAIIDAEKDESNKVFMDEAIEMSKLLRILGPQVIQISLKYEDKSASYIFKTSSKKVEQIKTTSEKADYTTIDINVDLREMMNSLDNYSMFSASKNISLLKQMGNTKGVFNLVRLSFALTTVLSYSYLENKVRRK